A window from Longibacter salinarum encodes these proteins:
- a CDS encoding ABC transporter permease — MRVADLFKLAWDNLRRNQTRSVLTVIGVLIGVAALMTLLAYGSGLQQNAQREFNALELYNTLRVTSNRIPALTGPGRVAMQVADTASMTGQVALTDSLVHEIEKIDGVLAAYPEDNFPGKLRANGREIVINAEAIPMEFQQIDLYRPKYGNFFDQPDQAGVLISPSMAKRLGFETPESAVGQPVEIITAAFNMSKMQNLAQMFGGGLNALPMGQHSYDATVSGIIKDDQQPLTGFTRALVPVQYAQSLDKISFFSTLDLLFRNAETLDGYQAVRVQLKDASTLPEVRQEIEKMGVYATSFREQFDRLEQLFLIMDLALGIIGFIAMIVATIGIANTVMMNVRERYREIGVMMAVGGDAKDLQRLFVIESATLGALGGIAGLIFGGLIVIGLDAAVNMYLDSLGVPPITVFSTSAAMMAVIFVGAVLISLLAGVFPARRAARIEPAEALRST, encoded by the coding sequence ATGCGCGTAGCCGACCTCTTCAAGCTGGCGTGGGACAACCTCCGCCGAAACCAAACACGTAGCGTCCTGACTGTGATCGGCGTCCTGATCGGTGTCGCCGCGCTCATGACGCTCCTCGCCTACGGTTCGGGACTGCAGCAGAACGCCCAGCGTGAGTTCAACGCCCTGGAGCTGTATAACACCCTCCGCGTCACGTCCAACCGCATTCCCGCCCTGACCGGACCGGGGCGTGTCGCCATGCAGGTCGCAGACACGGCCAGCATGACGGGCCAGGTTGCACTCACCGATAGTCTCGTGCACGAAATCGAGAAGATCGACGGCGTGCTCGCAGCCTATCCGGAAGACAACTTCCCCGGTAAGCTTCGTGCCAACGGGCGCGAGATCGTCATCAATGCGGAGGCGATCCCGATGGAGTTTCAGCAGATCGACCTGTATCGGCCCAAGTATGGCAACTTTTTCGACCAGCCCGACCAGGCCGGCGTCTTGATCAGCCCATCAATGGCGAAACGACTCGGCTTCGAAACGCCAGAATCAGCCGTCGGGCAACCCGTCGAGATCATCACGGCTGCGTTCAACATGTCGAAGATGCAGAACCTTGCCCAGATGTTTGGCGGCGGTCTGAACGCGCTACCGATGGGACAGCACAGCTATGACGCGACGGTGTCCGGCATCATCAAGGACGACCAGCAACCGCTGACCGGCTTCACGCGGGCCCTCGTCCCCGTCCAGTACGCGCAGTCGCTCGACAAAATCTCCTTTTTCTCGACACTCGATCTGCTTTTTCGAAATGCCGAGACGCTCGACGGGTATCAGGCAGTTCGCGTGCAACTCAAAGACGCCAGTACACTCCCAGAAGTACGTCAGGAGATTGAAAAGATGGGCGTGTACGCAACCAGCTTCCGGGAGCAGTTCGACCGCCTAGAGCAGCTGTTCCTGATTATGGACCTCGCGCTCGGCATCATCGGCTTTATCGCTATGATTGTCGCAACCATCGGCATCGCCAACACGGTAATGATGAACGTTCGCGAGCGCTACCGAGAGATCGGCGTCATGATGGCGGTCGGCGGCGACGCGAAGGACCTGCAGCGGCTCTTTGTCATCGAAAGCGCGACGCTCGGCGCGCTCGGTGGAATTGCGGGTCTGATCTTCGGCGGGTTGATCGTAATCGGTCTCGACGCGGCGGTCAACATGTATCTCGACTCCCTCGGCGTGCCGCCCATCACGGTCTTCAGCACGTCCGCGGCGATGATGGCCGTCATTTTCGTCGGGGCGGTGCTGATCAGCCTGCTCGCGGGTGTCTTTCCCGCCCGGCGGGCAGCACGCATCGAGCCGGCAGAGGCGCTCCGGAGCACCTGA
- a CDS encoding DUF1684 domain-containing protein — protein MADVLVRNNASAIAPRGMWILGMLLLCTGLAFAGCGNQQSEKSYADRITQERVSRDMEMRGDRSVIPAKQRKSFRGLQYYDIDSTYRFVRPVDRPATPDTVRMAQSTGGVADQLRVGTVAIPFPQRGDTLAVFEVTEGEERGQWWIPFTDETNGGTTYKLGRYVDVEKMDGDSVIVDFNTAYNPTCAYNPRFACPIPPEENALAFDVPVGEQKPLF, from the coding sequence ATGGCCGATGTTCTGGTGCGAAACAACGCATCTGCTATTGCGCCGCGCGGGATGTGGATTCTTGGGATGTTGCTGCTCTGTACCGGTCTCGCGTTCGCCGGGTGCGGAAATCAGCAGTCGGAGAAGAGCTACGCCGATCGGATCACGCAGGAGCGCGTCTCCCGTGACATGGAGATGCGAGGCGATCGCAGCGTCATCCCGGCAAAGCAGCGCAAGTCCTTCCGTGGCCTGCAGTACTACGACATCGACAGCACCTATCGCTTCGTCCGTCCGGTCGATCGGCCGGCAACGCCGGATACGGTCCGCATGGCCCAGAGTACCGGTGGCGTCGCCGACCAGTTGCGCGTTGGCACTGTGGCAATCCCGTTTCCACAGCGGGGAGACACCCTGGCCGTCTTCGAGGTCACGGAAGGAGAGGAGCGCGGGCAATGGTGGATTCCCTTCACGGATGAGACGAACGGCGGGACGACGTACAAGCTGGGGCGATACGTCGACGTCGAGAAAATGGACGGCGATTCCGTCATCGTCGACTTCAACACCGCGTACAACCCGACGTGCGCGTACAATCCGCGGTTCGCGTGCCCGATCCCCCCGGAGGAAAACGCCCTTGCGTTCGACGTGCCGGTTGGCGAGCAAAAACCGTTGTTTTAG
- a CDS encoding S49 family peptidase: protein MSAFLRGVSVACLLILTSLLVRPVGVMAQAGSPDMARYYDQSFFLSAPPASFGDGLFGTANPALARMVGSGTAFIWSSDGTDVGSMQNWGVFSNLGGLSASFTRLNRGPLEVNRYHIGLSGGTRSGAIGIAYQGFGGDATALGRYNRFVAGSVFRPTRYLSVGAVGNLALETDDWEVVGEIGVRPFGTSRLTLFADASMEDGEAIQDALWSAGGAVEIVDGVQLFGRFFENETQTIGLRIDVGRGGVESFSGIDTDGDYSGQVSRIRMGSHQPSALYRAVASGRQRIDLDLSGSLPYRKTRIASFFGSAPPRYYEVLRTIRQAAETGTVRVITLNLSGVKLGTAKAWELRRALQTASDRGITVVAYLENAQMTDYYLASAADVVVQDPRGNMILPGYALSRTYLDGTLDKLGLEFDEWRFFEFKSAAETLSRKEFSEADSTQRAEYLEDVYATVVRGMSNDRDIDRDSLDLLIDEKTILTARDAQSAGLVDSLGRWHDRDQFVDDLLGHGTRMIDAEELDEVATATRAWSEPDKIAVVYGIGPTSMDTGIEARTLHKSIRDLKSRDDVSAVVFRVDSPGGDGMASDLVAQALKEVAAEKPVIVSQGQVAGSGGYWISAYADTILATPTTVTGSIGVIGGWLYADGWSEKTGQTYDVVQEGRRADLFTGYRLPIIGAQIPARPLRTDERERVEELFQSFYTDFVQLVAEGRDTTETHIREVAEGRIYSGIDGKQVGLVDEIGGFLDAIDLARRASGVPADRAEIVEVNPESGFWNLSRVLPFPFRLIARGSGDSETESPAEAFIRTAVENQPAPFVMIPPGLYPVEPR, encoded by the coding sequence ATGTCAGCGTTTCTGCGTGGGGTGTCGGTAGCGTGCCTTCTGATTCTAACCAGTTTGCTCGTTCGTCCCGTCGGGGTGATGGCGCAGGCAGGATCGCCGGATATGGCGCGGTACTACGATCAATCGTTCTTCCTTTCCGCGCCGCCGGCTTCCTTCGGTGACGGACTGTTCGGTACGGCAAATCCTGCACTCGCAAGAATGGTTGGATCTGGAACGGCGTTCATCTGGAGCAGCGATGGAACGGACGTGGGCTCGATGCAGAACTGGGGAGTCTTTTCCAACCTGGGCGGCCTCTCCGCCAGCTTCACTCGGTTGAATCGTGGACCGCTCGAGGTGAATCGGTACCACATTGGCCTGAGTGGCGGTACGCGGAGTGGTGCGATTGGCATTGCCTATCAGGGCTTTGGCGGCGATGCGACGGCACTCGGCCGGTACAACCGCTTCGTGGCGGGCTCTGTCTTTCGGCCAACGCGCTATCTGTCCGTCGGAGCTGTCGGTAACCTGGCACTGGAGACGGACGACTGGGAGGTCGTCGGGGAGATCGGGGTGCGTCCATTCGGCACGTCGCGGCTGACGCTCTTCGCAGATGCGTCCATGGAGGATGGCGAGGCGATCCAGGATGCGCTCTGGAGTGCAGGTGGCGCGGTAGAGATTGTCGACGGCGTGCAACTCTTCGGGCGCTTTTTCGAGAATGAGACACAGACCATCGGGCTCCGCATCGACGTCGGCCGGGGCGGCGTCGAATCCTTCTCGGGCATCGACACGGACGGGGACTACAGCGGGCAGGTCAGTCGGATCCGGATGGGATCGCATCAGCCCAGCGCGCTTTATCGCGCCGTCGCATCGGGGCGTCAGCGCATCGACCTCGACCTGTCGGGGTCGTTGCCCTATCGCAAGACCAGGATCGCGAGTTTCTTTGGCAGCGCGCCGCCACGGTACTATGAGGTGTTGCGCACTATTCGGCAGGCGGCTGAAACGGGAACAGTTCGCGTAATTACGCTCAATCTCAGCGGCGTAAAACTGGGGACGGCGAAAGCCTGGGAGTTGCGGCGCGCCTTGCAGACGGCATCAGACCGCGGCATCACGGTGGTCGCCTATCTGGAAAATGCCCAGATGACGGATTACTACCTCGCGAGTGCGGCGGACGTTGTGGTTCAGGATCCGCGAGGAAATATGATCCTGCCCGGGTACGCGCTGAGCCGTACGTACCTCGACGGCACCCTAGACAAGCTCGGTCTGGAGTTCGATGAGTGGCGCTTCTTCGAGTTTAAGTCCGCGGCAGAGACCCTTTCCAGAAAAGAGTTCTCAGAAGCCGACAGCACGCAACGCGCGGAGTACCTCGAGGACGTGTACGCTACCGTCGTTCGTGGCATGTCAAACGATCGGGACATCGACCGCGACTCTCTGGATCTCCTAATCGACGAGAAAACCATTCTCACGGCCAGAGATGCACAATCGGCTGGTCTGGTTGACTCATTGGGGCGCTGGCATGATCGCGATCAGTTTGTAGACGATTTGCTCGGGCATGGCACTCGCATGATCGATGCCGAGGAGCTAGACGAAGTCGCGACTGCGACACGCGCCTGGAGCGAACCGGACAAGATCGCTGTGGTGTATGGGATCGGTCCGACGTCGATGGACACCGGCATCGAGGCACGCACGCTGCATAAATCGATCCGTGACCTCAAGTCGCGTGATGATGTGTCGGCCGTCGTTTTCCGTGTGGACTCGCCGGGAGGGGACGGTATGGCCTCCGATCTCGTCGCTCAGGCGCTAAAAGAGGTGGCGGCCGAGAAGCCGGTCATCGTTTCTCAGGGACAGGTCGCGGGATCTGGCGGCTACTGGATCTCGGCGTACGCCGACACGATTCTCGCCACGCCGACGACCGTCACTGGATCCATCGGCGTTATTGGCGGCTGGCTCTACGCCGACGGCTGGAGCGAGAAAACCGGACAGACCTACGATGTCGTGCAGGAGGGCCGTCGTGCCGATCTGTTCACCGGATATCGACTTCCGATTATCGGGGCGCAGATTCCGGCACGTCCGCTGCGGACGGACGAGCGAGAGCGTGTGGAGGAGCTGTTTCAATCGTTCTATACCGATTTCGTACAACTGGTGGCCGAGGGGCGAGATACGACCGAAACCCATATCCGAGAGGTTGCGGAAGGACGAATCTACTCGGGCATCGACGGCAAACAGGTCGGACTCGTGGATGAGATTGGCGGCTTCCTCGATGCCATCGATCTCGCACGGCGTGCCTCCGGTGTCCCGGCCGATCGCGCGGAGATCGTAGAGGTAAATCCAGAGTCGGGTTTCTGGAATCTGAGCCGGGTACTGCCCTTCCCATTCCGCCTCATTGCACGTGGCTCCGGTGACAGTGAGACGGAGTCGCCGGCCGAGGCATTCATTCGCACGGCCGTCGAGAATCAGCCGGCCCCGTTTGTTATGATTCCGCCGGGACTGTACCCGGTCGAGCCGCGCTAG
- a CDS encoding vWA domain-containing protein has product MRFRYTDWDPARHGSEQPLFDQLFDLFKKLLQHTAGDAQEALNWLTQLDEQYGLTDGHEEGIGDFIEELKKRGYLRDDEETGSVQITARTERTIRQSALEEVFSQLRKHGRGAHRTPHIGQGDERLPETRRWQFGDDVNRLDVTNTLSNSFKRSGIGSDWNLAEDDFRVHETDHKSTMATVLMVDLSHSMVLYGEDRITPARKTALALAELIMTRYPKDTLDVVAFGNEAWEVSVKDLPYLDVGPYYTNTRAGLQRARDILHRRKNRNKQIFMITDGKPSCHFENGKMYRNAFGLDRRIVNKVLDEGVMCRREGITITTFMIARDPYLQNFVRELTEANHGRAYYADLDNLGEYLFEDYVRNRRKRIR; this is encoded by the coding sequence ATGCGTTTCCGTTACACCGATTGGGACCCCGCACGCCACGGCAGCGAACAGCCGCTATTCGATCAGCTGTTCGACCTCTTCAAGAAGCTGCTGCAGCACACGGCCGGCGACGCACAGGAAGCGCTGAATTGGCTCACGCAACTCGACGAGCAGTACGGACTCACCGACGGGCACGAGGAGGGTATCGGCGACTTCATCGAGGAGCTCAAGAAGCGCGGCTACCTTCGCGATGACGAGGAGACGGGCTCGGTGCAGATCACGGCGCGAACCGAGCGCACCATCCGGCAGTCGGCGCTCGAAGAAGTGTTCTCACAGCTCCGCAAGCACGGGCGCGGAGCGCATCGTACGCCGCACATCGGTCAGGGGGACGAGCGCCTTCCCGAGACGCGCCGCTGGCAGTTCGGCGATGACGTCAACCGTCTGGATGTCACGAACACGCTCTCCAACTCGTTCAAACGGTCCGGCATTGGAAGCGACTGGAATCTGGCCGAGGACGACTTCCGGGTGCACGAAACCGATCACAAGTCGACGATGGCCACCGTGCTGATGGTCGACCTGTCGCACTCGATGGTGCTCTACGGCGAAGACCGCATCACGCCGGCGCGGAAGACGGCTCTTGCGCTGGCGGAGCTCATCATGACGCGTTACCCGAAAGACACGCTGGATGTCGTCGCGTTCGGCAACGAAGCCTGGGAGGTGAGCGTCAAGGATCTGCCGTATCTCGACGTCGGGCCGTACTACACCAACACGCGAGCCGGACTGCAGCGGGCGCGGGACATCTTGCACCGCCGCAAGAACCGCAACAAGCAGATCTTCATGATCACGGACGGCAAGCCCAGTTGCCACTTCGAGAACGGCAAGATGTACCGAAATGCCTTCGGCCTGGATCGCCGGATCGTGAACAAAGTCCTCGACGAAGGCGTCATGTGCCGCCGGGAGGGGATCACGATCACAACCTTTATGATCGCCCGTGATCCCTACCTGCAGAACTTCGTGCGCGAATTGACGGAAGCCAATCACGGGCGGGCCTACTACGCCGACCTCGACAATCTCGGCGAGTATCTGTTCGAAGATTACGTCCGAAACCGGCGCAAGCGCATCCGTTAA
- the hisG gene encoding ATP phosphoribosyltransferase — MLQIALPNKGALSDGAVTLAEEAGYHAKRRGRELSVRDADNDVEFIFLRPRDIATYVSKGIVELGVTGLDLLHDSGADVKQLMPLKFGKARFCYAVPKEGGLTPDTFTADTRIATSYDSLVRQDLERRGIDAKVVHLDGAVEISIQLGVADAIADVVQTGRTIDEAGLTTTGDPILNTQAILIAQNNDVAALEPARLFAERIKGILVAREHIVVEYDLPKEHLAKAKDITPGIESPTVSPLSKDGWVAVKAMARQGDINRIMDELTAIGAKGIIVTDIRTCRI, encoded by the coding sequence ATGCTTCAGATTGCCCTCCCTAACAAAGGAGCCCTCTCCGACGGAGCCGTCACCCTAGCCGAGGAGGCCGGGTATCATGCGAAGCGCCGTGGCCGGGAATTGTCGGTCCGGGATGCGGACAACGACGTCGAGTTCATCTTCCTCCGCCCCCGCGACATCGCGACGTACGTCAGCAAGGGCATCGTCGAGCTCGGTGTGACCGGCCTGGACCTGCTCCATGACAGCGGCGCGGACGTCAAGCAGTTGATGCCGCTCAAATTCGGAAAGGCCCGGTTCTGCTACGCCGTCCCGAAAGAAGGCGGACTCACGCCCGATACGTTCACCGCCGACACTCGCATCGCGACCTCCTACGACAGCCTCGTCCGCCAGGACTTGGAGCGTCGCGGCATTGACGCGAAGGTGGTGCACCTCGACGGCGCCGTGGAAATTTCGATCCAGCTTGGCGTTGCTGACGCGATTGCCGATGTCGTGCAGACCGGCCGCACGATCGATGAGGCAGGACTTACGACGACGGGCGATCCGATCCTGAACACTCAGGCCATCCTGATCGCCCAGAACAACGATGTCGCAGCGCTTGAACCGGCACGGCTGTTCGCCGAGCGCATCAAAGGCATTCTTGTAGCGCGCGAGCACATCGTCGTGGAGTACGACCTGCCGAAGGAGCACTTGGCAAAGGCAAAAGACATCACACCGGGCATCGAGTCTCCCACCGTGTCGCCGCTAAGCAAGGACGGCTGGGTCGCTGTGAAGGCGATGGCCCGGCAGGGCGACATCAACCGGATCATGGACGAACTGACGGCGATTGGCGCGAAAGGCATTATCGTGACCGACATCCGCACGTGCCGAATCTGA
- a CDS encoding ABC transporter ATP-binding protein — MSSSPAPSAASSDAVSSNSAPSLVTFDDVAKTYEMGSETVTALTDISITIPQGQFVAVVGPSGSGKSTFLHLLSAMDRPSRGRITVGDWDLGSLDRQQQARFRRSMIGIIFQQFHLVPTMTARENVALPLILAGVAPSDRQGRAANALDIVGLGDRMDHRPAELSGGEQQRVAVARALVTDPPLLLADEPTGNLDSETGEQIIDLLEHVHHEQGRTVVVVTHHFDEVQHVTERVLKLRDGRILADEDC; from the coding sequence ATGTCGTCGTCCCCTGCCCCCTCCGCCGCTTCGTCGGACGCGGTGTCTTCGAATTCGGCGCCCTCGCTCGTCACCTTCGACGATGTGGCCAAAACCTACGAGATGGGATCGGAAACGGTCACAGCGCTAACGGATATTTCTATCACGATTCCGCAGGGTCAGTTTGTCGCGGTCGTCGGCCCGAGCGGCTCCGGTAAATCCACGTTTCTGCACTTGCTGTCGGCCATGGATCGACCAAGCCGCGGCCGGATCACGGTCGGCGACTGGGACCTTGGCTCCCTCGACCGACAACAGCAGGCCCGCTTCCGCCGAAGCATGATCGGCATCATCTTCCAGCAGTTTCATCTGGTGCCGACGATGACGGCGCGAGAAAACGTGGCCCTTCCGCTTATCCTGGCCGGCGTTGCTCCTTCGGACCGACAGGGACGCGCAGCCAACGCGCTCGACATTGTGGGACTCGGTGACCGCATGGATCATCGCCCGGCGGAGCTCTCCGGCGGCGAACAGCAGCGCGTGGCCGTCGCCCGGGCGCTCGTCACAGATCCGCCGCTCCTCTTGGCGGATGAACCAACCGGCAACCTCGACTCTGAAACCGGAGAGCAAATTATCGACCTGCTTGAACACGTCCACCACGAGCAAGGGCGAACGGTCGTGGTCGTCACCCACCACTTCGACGAAGTTCAGCACGTTACCGAACGCGTTTTGAAACTCCGCGACGGCCGCATCCTGGCCGACGAAGATTGCTAA
- a CDS encoding NUDIX hydrolase → MPNASIRVVDVYPYRLTPEAGMGVELLLLRRADGTSYEGTWRMVGGGIDSGEAAWETAKRELLEETGCTPDRLWALPSVNTFYEWKTDRISLTPAFAAELPDANITLNAEHDEYRWFTPADACSELAWPEQQRLALLTAEMATSPIPPSLHIPSDVK, encoded by the coding sequence ATGCCGAACGCTTCGATCCGCGTCGTTGACGTCTACCCGTATCGCCTTACGCCCGAAGCGGGAATGGGTGTTGAATTACTGCTCTTGCGCCGGGCGGACGGCACCTCGTACGAAGGAACCTGGCGCATGGTCGGTGGCGGAATCGATTCGGGAGAGGCCGCCTGGGAAACCGCGAAGCGGGAATTGCTCGAAGAAACGGGATGCACGCCGGATCGGCTCTGGGCATTGCCATCGGTCAATACATTCTACGAGTGGAAAACAGACCGCATTAGCCTGACGCCGGCGTTTGCCGCTGAATTGCCCGACGCGAACATCACTCTCAACGCCGAACACGACGAGTACCGGTGGTTCACGCCAGCCGATGCCTGCAGCGAACTGGCGTGGCCCGAACAGCAGCGACTCGCCCTGCTCACCGCGGAGATGGCGACGAGCCCGATTCCGCCCTCGCTCCACATCCCATCCGACGTCAAATGA
- a CDS encoding phosphoribosyl-ATP diphosphatase, producing MKRFEELFAELQEKVDRQDPESGTVKAVNAGSHAIGKKILEEAGEVWMASQHEGRQRTAEEISQLLYHVQCMMIACDLDLDDIYKHL from the coding sequence ATGAAACGATTCGAAGAGCTGTTTGCCGAACTCCAGGAAAAAGTCGACCGACAGGATCCGGAATCCGGCACTGTGAAAGCAGTGAATGCAGGCTCTCATGCGATCGGCAAGAAAATCCTCGAGGAAGCCGGAGAGGTGTGGATGGCGTCCCAGCACGAAGGACGCCAGCGGACGGCAGAAGAAATCTCGCAGCTTCTCTATCACGTGCAGTGCATGATGATTGCCTGCGACCTCGACCTGGACGATATCTATAAACACTTGTAG
- a CDS encoding biotin transporter BioY: protein MITDTLSLRSSRSAIVDRLRSDDASAALQALGVVGFALLTVLAAESSVRLYLWEVPITLQTAAVYGSGLYLGWRNGMLAQGLYLLLGMFLPVFAGDGAGPSYLLGLMSAGYLLSYPLAAAAIGYLSERWNSLSGSMLSMLAGATIFFTAGVVWLHFAAGHETWMESIDKGYLRFVLIDTAKILCVGLLYTGTRSFFTTKDK from the coding sequence ATGATCACAGACACACTCTCGCTTCGTTCCTCGCGATCCGCTATTGTCGATCGCCTGCGCTCCGATGACGCGTCCGCTGCTCTTCAGGCGCTCGGTGTTGTCGGCTTTGCCCTGCTGACGGTTCTGGCCGCCGAGTCGAGCGTCCGCCTGTACCTCTGGGAAGTGCCGATTACTCTCCAGACGGCTGCCGTCTACGGGAGCGGCCTGTACCTGGGATGGAGAAACGGCATGCTCGCGCAGGGTCTGTATTTGCTGCTTGGCATGTTTCTCCCGGTGTTTGCCGGTGACGGAGCTGGCCCCTCGTACCTGCTTGGCTTGATGTCGGCGGGATACCTGCTTTCGTATCCCCTTGCAGCCGCTGCGATCGGGTACCTCTCCGAGCGCTGGAATTCGCTTTCCGGATCGATGCTTTCGATGCTTGCCGGAGCGACCATTTTCTTCACCGCCGGCGTTGTGTGGTTGCACTTTGCAGCTGGGCACGAGACGTGGATGGAGTCGATCGACAAAGGATACCTTCGCTTCGTTCTGATCGACACAGCGAAGATCCTCTGCGTTGGCCTCCTCTACACAGGCACGCGGTCGTTCTTCACCACGAAAGACAAGTAG
- a CDS encoding tetratricopeptide repeat protein, producing the protein MNDFSLLTWLRGVAVAIVLGVLFGAPANQATASVWQRAMVEDPVPDPQSSVLDTPFVREHGAKGLELLYNMEFDEARTHFDKIDARYPDHPVGPFLKGLNVWWKILIDLPDASHDETFYNAMNETIDRCEEILDEDPDNFDATFFKGAALGFRGRLRSNRGDWFKATLDGKRAIGYVREVAQQDPENDDYVFGKGMYDYYAAIIPEEYPVSKALMWMMPDGDRERGIRLIRQAATDGYYIQTEAIYFLAQIYYIYEDDYSKAIQYTEELRERHDYNPYFHNMHGRVMARWGRWKQAKEVFSEVVARHEEGRTGYNAHMAEVARYYLARERMVRRDYDGALQHLAALEALTSRDKGDTKFKVLGYLYQGMAYDGQGRRDLAVNRYRMVLRMDDYANAHDQAERYLDDPYGY; encoded by the coding sequence ATGAATGACTTTTCCCTCTTGACGTGGTTGCGAGGCGTGGCAGTCGCCATCGTCCTCGGTGTCCTCTTTGGTGCTCCAGCGAATCAGGCGACGGCGAGCGTGTGGCAGCGGGCGATGGTGGAGGACCCGGTGCCGGACCCGCAGAGCTCCGTGCTCGATACACCGTTTGTGCGGGAGCATGGCGCGAAGGGCCTCGAGCTTCTGTACAACATGGAGTTTGACGAGGCTCGAACGCACTTCGACAAGATCGATGCTCGCTATCCGGATCATCCGGTGGGTCCTTTTCTGAAAGGGCTGAACGTCTGGTGGAAGATTCTCATCGACCTTCCGGACGCCTCGCACGACGAGACGTTCTACAACGCGATGAACGAGACCATCGATCGGTGTGAGGAAATCCTCGACGAGGATCCCGATAACTTCGACGCCACCTTTTTCAAGGGCGCCGCGCTCGGGTTTCGCGGTCGGCTTCGCTCCAATCGGGGCGACTGGTTCAAGGCCACTCTCGACGGGAAACGGGCCATCGGGTACGTTCGGGAGGTCGCCCAGCAAGATCCTGAGAACGACGATTACGTCTTCGGGAAGGGCATGTACGACTACTACGCAGCCATCATCCCGGAAGAGTACCCGGTGTCGAAGGCATTGATGTGGATGATGCCCGACGGGGACCGAGAGCGGGGCATTCGTCTGATCCGCCAGGCGGCAACCGATGGGTACTACATCCAGACGGAAGCCATCTACTTCCTCGCGCAAATCTACTATATCTACGAGGATGACTACTCGAAGGCGATCCAGTACACGGAGGAGCTTCGCGAACGGCACGATTACAATCCGTACTTCCACAACATGCACGGCCGTGTGATGGCTCGCTGGGGCCGATGGAAGCAGGCGAAAGAGGTCTTCAGCGAAGTCGTTGCGCGCCACGAGGAAGGCCGAACGGGTTACAACGCACACATGGCGGAAGTGGCGCGGTACTACCTCGCCCGCGAGCGGATGGTGCGTCGCGACTATGACGGTGCACTGCAGCATCTTGCAGCACTTGAGGCGCTGACGAGCCGCGACAAGGGCGACACAAAGTTTAAGGTGCTTGGCTACCTGTATCAGGGCATGGCGTACGATGGACAGGGGCGGCGTGATCTCGCAGTGAACCGATACCGAATGGTCCTGCGCATGGACGACTACGCAAATGCCCATGATCAGGCCGAGCGGTACCTGGATGATCCGTACGGATACTGA